The following proteins are co-located in the Rippkaea orientalis PCC 8801 genome:
- a CDS encoding AZOBR_p60025 family cell surface glycopolymer formation protein gives MQRFASKLSPQIINLLIAILVVMAITLYLYLIKFHGQITGFFRIGSILPLSPYLDPNRTLIYRGEIGYDGQQFLSLAFDPFLHNPATLDSLDHPIYRYRRIFYPLLSYVLSFGYRPLIPYMMVAINGLSIIAIVGITSLYFNPNPVNRWQPLLTLCIPGVWMVFSLGTADLLSSLLLIIAFYCYRFDKPLGTAIAIALACLTRETLLLIWLALLITSILQKKKAQIKYLFAALILPIFWTVYISFLNLPGAVRVKANFGYPFVGIYQKFVSLITGGLNGRNLFEAYLFILLLAILTTVLIIAYYRQKDNKLIELSTLLYSTMFAMSSMTILGYYLDYSRVFMDFYFFLLLIINPSKLPLKTGLLLGSGLGSLAFLALHS, from the coding sequence ATGCAGCGTTTTGCCTCTAAGTTATCTCCTCAAATTATTAATTTACTGATTGCTATTCTTGTTGTAATGGCCATTACCCTTTATTTGTACTTGATCAAGTTCCACGGTCAGATTACAGGGTTTTTTCGCATTGGTTCAATTTTACCGCTTTCTCCCTATCTTGACCCAAACAGGACCCTAATCTATCGTGGGGAAATTGGCTATGATGGTCAGCAATTTCTCAGTCTTGCCTTTGATCCGTTTCTGCACAACCCTGCTACTCTTGATAGTCTGGATCATCCTATTTACCGTTACCGTCGTATTTTCTATCCCTTACTAAGTTATGTTTTAAGTTTCGGTTATCGTCCGTTAATTCCCTACATGATGGTGGCTATTAATGGTTTATCAATTATTGCCATTGTTGGGATTACCAGTCTCTATTTTAACCCTAATCCAGTCAACCGATGGCAACCTCTCTTAACGTTATGTATTCCTGGGGTTTGGATGGTGTTTTCTTTGGGAACGGCGGATTTATTGAGTAGTTTATTATTAATTATAGCCTTTTATTGTTATCGCTTTGATAAACCCCTAGGAACGGCTATTGCGATCGCTTTGGCTTGTTTAACACGAGAAACGTTGCTGTTAATTTGGTTAGCCCTTCTAATAACCAGCATTTTACAAAAGAAAAAGGCACAGATTAAGTATCTTTTTGCGGCTTTAATTCTTCCTATTTTTTGGACGGTTTATATTAGTTTTTTGAATTTACCAGGAGCCGTTAGAGTCAAGGCAAATTTTGGTTATCCTTTTGTGGGTATTTATCAAAAATTTGTTTCTTTAATTACGGGGGGATTGAATGGTCGGAATTTATTTGAAGCTTATCTATTTATTTTACTTTTAGCGATTTTAACAACAGTATTAATAATTGCTTATTATCGGCAAAAAGACAATAAATTGATTGAATTGAGTACTCTTCTTTATAGTACCATGTTTGCTATGAGTAGTATGACAATTTTAGGGTATTATTTAGATTACTCGAGAGTTTTTATGGATTTCTACTTTTTCCTATTGTTAATCATTAATCCTAGTAAACTACCTTTAAAAACAGGACTTTTGTTAGGTTCAGGATTAGGAAGCTTAGCCTTTTTAGCGCTACATTCCTAA
- a CDS encoding glycosyltransferase family 4 protein: MNILMICATFPYPPTRGGTQGRTFNLLKTLTQYHNITLITQKADDVTDDEITQLQRYVQELVIFSRPKEQGTGVLEKIQRFAQFVLEGTPPNVRSLYLSEIQNWIDQAVKTKKFDVITCEHSVNEIYIRPQWKKQLKTIIDIHSSVYKTCQNQLETNTSDHPLRDRLYLPLLRRYEQRTLAKFSQIVVTTDEDERQMREFSRQANITLIANGVDLETFPYRPRDPGGHHLMFVGGLDYFVNIDGAVFFSQEVFPILQQKYPDVTLTLVGSKPAPEVQKLTENPSIKVTGRVPSVAEYLHQATVAVIPLRTGFGMKFKTLEAMASGVPVVASDRGLEGMSVDTPDVPLRALRANTIDQYIITISRLFEQPELREELSKNGRQFIEENYTWERLGKQYEQLIVNS; this comes from the coding sequence GTGAATATCTTAATGATTTGTGCTACCTTTCCTTATCCACCAACCAGAGGAGGAACTCAAGGAAGAACCTTTAATTTACTGAAAACCCTTACTCAATACCATAACATAACACTAATTACTCAAAAAGCTGACGATGTAACCGACGATGAAATAACCCAACTTCAGAGGTATGTTCAAGAATTAGTCATTTTTTCGCGTCCAAAAGAACAAGGTACAGGGGTTTTAGAAAAAATACAACGCTTTGCTCAATTTGTCTTAGAAGGAACTCCTCCTAATGTTCGTTCTCTCTATTTGTCAGAGATTCAAAATTGGATAGATCAAGCGGTTAAAACAAAAAAGTTTGATGTTATTACCTGTGAACATAGTGTCAATGAAATCTATATTCGTCCCCAGTGGAAAAAACAGCTAAAAACCATTATTGATATTCATAGTTCTGTTTATAAAACCTGTCAAAATCAATTAGAAACGAATACATCAGATCACCCTTTACGCGATCGCCTCTACCTTCCCCTGTTACGTCGCTATGAACAGCGTACTTTAGCTAAATTTTCTCAAATTGTTGTCACCACCGATGAAGATGAACGACAGATGCGCGAATTTTCTCGCCAAGCTAATATTACCTTAATTGCTAATGGTGTTGATTTAGAAACCTTTCCCTATCGTCCTAGAGATCCAGGGGGACATCATCTGATGTTTGTGGGAGGATTAGATTATTTTGTTAACATCGATGGGGCAGTTTTTTTTAGTCAAGAAGTTTTCCCTATTTTACAACAAAAATACCCTGATGTTACCTTAACCTTAGTCGGTTCAAAACCAGCACCAGAAGTACAAAAATTAACCGAAAATCCGAGTATTAAAGTAACCGGAAGAGTCCCTTCGGTTGCTGAATATTTGCATCAAGCAACGGTAGCTGTTATTCCCTTAAGAACAGGGTTTGGAATGAAATTTAAAACCCTTGAAGCAATGGCATCCGGGGTTCCTGTTGTTGCCAGCGATCGCGGTTTAGAAGGGATGTCTGTTGATACTCCAGATGTTCCTTTAAGGGCATTACGCGCTAATACTATCGATCAATATATTATCACTATTAGCCGACTTTTTGAACAACCTGAATTAAGAGAAGAATTATCTAAAAATGGACGACAATTCATCGAAGAAAACTATACTTGGGAACGGTTAGGAAAACAGTATGAACAGTTAATAGTTAATAGTTGA
- the nfi gene encoding deoxyribonuclease V (cleaves DNA at apurinic or apyrimidinic sites), whose translation MKIKATFSCPHSLEEAKTIQENLKKKVILEDQFSEVNYVAGVDVGFRDNYQLTQAAIAVLSFPKLELVETQIACLPTTFPYIPGFLSFREIPAILKALEKLKIPPNIILCDGQGIAHPRRLGIASHLGVLIDLPTIGVAKSLLVGKHEEVPPEKGNWQPLIDKGEIIGVVLRSRTNIKPIYVSIGHKISLPTAIDYVMQCLTKYRLPETTRWADKLASNKGNMINLSKI comes from the coding sequence ATGAAAATTAAGGCTACTTTCTCGTGTCCTCACTCTCTTGAAGAAGCAAAAACAATTCAAGAAAACCTCAAGAAAAAAGTGATTCTTGAAGATCAATTCTCAGAGGTTAATTATGTTGCTGGTGTTGATGTAGGTTTTAGAGATAATTATCAACTAACCCAAGCAGCAATAGCTGTCTTATCGTTCCCAAAATTAGAGTTAGTTGAAACCCAAATTGCTTGTCTTCCGACAACCTTTCCTTATATTCCAGGTTTCCTATCATTCCGAGAAATTCCCGCCATCTTAAAAGCATTAGAAAAACTTAAAATTCCCCCTAATATTATTTTATGTGATGGACAAGGAATCGCCCATCCCCGACGCTTAGGAATTGCTTCCCATTTAGGGGTATTAATTGATCTTCCTACCATTGGAGTTGCTAAATCTTTATTAGTCGGAAAACATGAAGAAGTTCCCCCCGAAAAAGGCAATTGGCAACCCTTAATAGACAAGGGAGAAATCATTGGGGTTGTCTTGCGATCGCGGACTAATATTAAACCCATTTATGTCTCTATTGGCCATAAAATTAGTTTACCAACAGCGATTGATTATGTCATGCAATGTCTGACTAAATATCGCTTACCAGAAACCACCCGATGGGCAGATAAATTAGCCTCAAATAAAGGAAATATGATAAACTTATCTAAAATCTAA
- a CDS encoding class I SAM-dependent methyltransferase has translation MIKKTIKNLLHTMGYDLVKSNSITVDKNQKRSAKPIQPIDNIADSYLYTNYSSIALEERKFYNIGAGNFFHPYWTNVDYGTDWYKESQKNPFIEYNLMKCEPLPLEDNTAEIIYTSHTIEHVTNEAVLNLFKEAYRTIKPGGGIRIVCPDARLLYDTIATNDLSFWKPYHEWIDFKDKLSEVTVFDFFVRELATSRCRFYQQGNSDNVLTLEILKELYEKLDYRDFCEQVCSGCCFRDQFPGDHINWWDENKVKDCLKQAGFTNIYISRYGQSKLPPLRNTNLFDNSFFMIALYIEARK, from the coding sequence ATGATAAAAAAAACTATCAAAAATCTACTTCATACAATGGGCTATGATTTGGTTAAGTCTAATTCCATTACAGTTGATAAAAATCAAAAACGATCAGCTAAACCCATACAACCAATAGACAATATAGCTGACAGTTATCTATATACTAACTACTCAAGTATAGCTTTAGAAGAAAGGAAATTTTATAATATCGGAGCTGGTAACTTTTTCCACCCATATTGGACTAATGTTGATTATGGCACTGATTGGTATAAAGAATCTCAAAAAAATCCATTTATTGAATATAATCTTATGAAGTGTGAACCCTTACCTTTAGAGGATAACACTGCTGAGATTATCTATACAAGCCACACAATAGAGCATGTTACTAATGAAGCTGTCTTAAATTTGTTTAAAGAAGCTTATCGAACTATCAAACCAGGAGGAGGTATTAGAATTGTTTGTCCTGATGCTCGTCTTTTATATGACACAATAGCCACGAATGATTTATCATTTTGGAAGCCATATCATGAATGGATTGATTTTAAGGATAAACTCAGTGAAGTCACTGTATTTGACTTTTTTGTTAGAGAACTGGCTACATCTAGATGTAGATTTTATCAACAGGGCAATAGTGATAATGTCTTAACCCTAGAGATTCTTAAAGAATTATATGAAAAGTTAGATTATAGGGATTTTTGTGAGCAAGTTTGTTCAGGTTGTTGCTTCAGAGATCAATTTCCTGGAGATCATATCAACTGGTGGGATGAAAACAAAGTCAAAGATTGTCTTAAGCAAGCTGGTTTTACTAATATCTATATTTCCAGATATGGACAATCAAAGTTACCCCCTTTAAGAAATACAAATCTTTTTGATAATTCTTTTTTTATGATAGCTTTGTATATTGAAGCTCGCAAATAA
- a CDS encoding phytanoyl-CoA dioxygenase family protein, with protein sequence MNNLNISQMINSDGFVLIRDVFSGEEIKRLRKTVKTYFRNKGLLANSGLTQPNAAVEFTDIGWLFYHPKMLAVMRQLLGQKDIMFTSHCDVHCRTLSAWHKDDGMGVMEGGYFGFPAYDQQDCRVYKVALYLQDHDNNTGGLTVRKGSHKFSEIHQGEEVYLKTKAGDIVVFDVRLSHTGQQDIIPFPSLQKPNLILQKALNKSLKIPPNKSQKYLKDIYDKLFVERLSIFFTYGLPNDYTKAFAINNMKRQLWQNKNTNIFLSPETRQAFINNNVLLAEDYFSELINEN encoded by the coding sequence ATGAACAATTTGAACATAAGTCAAATGATTAATAGTGATGGTTTTGTCCTTATTAGAGACGTTTTCTCTGGTGAGGAAATTAAAAGATTAAGAAAAACGGTAAAGACTTACTTTAGAAATAAAGGATTATTAGCCAATTCAGGACTAACTCAACCCAATGCTGCTGTTGAGTTTACTGATATTGGCTGGTTATTTTATCATCCTAAAATGTTAGCAGTAATGCGTCAATTGCTAGGACAAAAAGACATTATGTTTACCAGTCATTGTGATGTTCATTGTCGAACTTTATCCGCATGGCATAAAGATGATGGAATGGGGGTAATGGAAGGAGGGTATTTTGGATTTCCTGCTTATGATCAACAAGACTGTCGTGTTTATAAAGTAGCACTTTATCTTCAAGATCATGATAATAATACTGGAGGACTAACGGTTAGAAAAGGTTCTCATAAATTCTCGGAAATTCATCAAGGAGAAGAAGTTTATCTAAAAACCAAAGCTGGTGATATTGTGGTTTTTGATGTAAGATTAAGTCATACTGGTCAACAAGATATTATTCCTTTTCCTTCTTTACAAAAACCTAATTTAATCTTACAAAAAGCTCTTAATAAGTCTTTAAAAATTCCTCCTAATAAATCTCAAAAATACCTTAAAGATATTTACGATAAGTTATTTGTAGAAAGATTATCTATTTTCTTTACCTATGGTTTACCGAATGACTATACTAAAGCTTTTGCTATTAATAATATGAAACGTCAATTATGGCAAAATAAAAATACTAATATCTTTCTTTCTCCAGAAACCAGACAAGCATTTATTAATAATAATGTTCTTCTAGCAGAGGATTATTTTAGCGAACTTATCAATGAAAATTAA